A part of Aspergillus flavus chromosome 1, complete sequence genomic DNA contains:
- a CDS encoding permease of the major facilitator superfamily has protein sequence MSNPSAFDPEKPSSSALENVAESSLEAVDEKRPHEEALPTYDVEMENRILRKMDLRIIPMLAVLYLLAFLDRGNVGNAKIEGLLEDLNLTGPQYNWCLTVFFFTYAAFELPSNLLLKKMRPSRWLPLLMVAWGIVMTLMGVVHNYAGLLSTRIFLGVAEAGLYPGVAYYITLWYPRHRAQFRQALFFSAASIAGAFSGLLAYGIAKMDGVGGYAGWRWIFILEGLLTIVVAFIAPFAIHDSPETAGFLTEEERKFVIHMLRTQNTGGTAEATEFRMKYVIDALLDWQIYVSIIGMSPSTNCTTNADKVVYWGVTCPLYGISLFLPSIIKDLGYTSSTAQLLTVPIYITAAVVAVIAAWLSDRQKQRSPFVLFFMGLIAAGFIIVLASTGRGVPGVVYFGVFVSVVGIYPAFPGNITWLSANLAGDYKRASGMAIQIGLGNMAGAMASNFYRSQDAPKYILGHALELGFCVAGMIAAVILRLSYQMINRKRDRIDLSGYDEAEMEKMGDRSPIFRYML, from the exons ATGAGCAACCCATCTGCGTTTGACCCAGAGAAACCGTCGAGTTCAGCCTTGGAAAATGTAGCCGAAAGCTCTCTGGAAGCCGTGGACGAAAAACGGCCGCACGAGGAGGCACTGCCAACTTATGATGTTGAGATGGAGAATCGAATCCTCCGCAAGATGGATCTTCGTATCATTCCAATGCTGGCTGTCCTGTATCTGCTCGCTTTTCTGGATCGGGGAAATGTTGGCAATGCGAAAATTGAAGGATTGTTGGAGGATTTAAATCTTACGGGGCCGCAGTACAATTGGTGCT TGACGGTGTTCTTTTTCACGTATGCTGCGTTCGAGCTGCCGAGTAACctgttgctgaagaagatgagaccGTCAAGGTGGTTACCGTTACTCATGGTCGCGTGGGGTATTGTCATG ACGTTGATGGGGGTTGTCCATAACTATGCAGGATTATTATCGACGCGAATCTTCCTCGGTGTTGCTG AGGCTGGTCTTTATCCCGGAGTTGCATACTACATTACCCTGTGGTACCCTCGACACCGGGCTCAGTTCCGACAGGCGTTATTCTTCAGTGCTGCCAGTATCGCCGGTGCATTCTCGGGACTCTTAGCATACGGAATTGCA AAAATGGATGGGGTTGGAGGCTACGCCGGCTGGCGCTGGATTTTCATCCTCGAAGGCCTGCTCACGATAGTAGTAGCTTTCATTGCTCCCTTCGCCATCCACGACTCTCCTGAAACCGCGGGATTCCttacagaagaagaacgaaaaTTCGTGATCCACATGCTGCGTACACAAAACACAGGAGGAACTGCCGAAGCCACCGAATTTCGCATGAAATATGTTATTGATGCCCTTCTCGACTGGCAGATTTATGTGTCCATTATCGGTATGTCTCCATCCACGAATTGCACTACCAATGCTGATAAAGTAGTTTACTGGGGAGTCACCTGTCCTCTCTATGGTATCTCGCTTTTCCTCCCCTCGATCATCAAGGATCTCGGATATACCTCGTCAACAGCTCAATTGCTCACCGTCCCAATCTACATCACGGCGGCGGTCGTTGCTGTTATCGCGGCGTGGTTATCAGATCGCCAAAAACAACGGTCGCCGtttgttctcttcttcatggGCCTCATTGCCGCCGGATTCATCATCGTACTTGCCTCAACGGGCAGAGGCGTCCCGGGTGTGGTTTACTTCGGGGTATTCGTTTCGGTTGTCG GTATATATCCCGCCTTTCCCGGAAACATCACCTGGCTCAGTGCCAATCTCGCCGGCGACTACAAGCGTGCTTCCGGGATGGCCATTCAGATCGGGCTGGGTAATATGGCTGGTG CCATGGCATCGAACTTCTACCGCTCTCAAGACGCACCGAAGTATATCCTCGGGCATGCCTTGGAACTGGGCTTCTGTGTCGCTGGCATGATCGCGGCGGTGATACTTCGCCTGTCGTACCAAATGATCAACCGGAAACGAGATCGGATAGATCTGTCAGGATATGATGaggcggagatggagaagatgggggATCGGTCGCCGATATTTCGATATATGTTATAG
- a CDS encoding uncharacterized protein (of unknown function-domain containing protein) — protein sequence MTRSKKLKKDLGGFWGPGTRDVLFLLRGLFAGGILVFAFGLKRWRVNYGLTSTREPSTKLAVPYRAKDSPTARSEYSHPDAVIVLTCLSWYYGGLSNEDLFSAFSHLLNTDQVDMEYQLWVKDAYQLPTKFQQLAGHEHIRFCIAINVHHR from the exons ATGACCAGAtccaagaaattgaaaaaggATCTGGGGGGTTTCTGGGGACCTGGTACACGCGACGTCTTGTTTCTGTTACGGGGTCTTTTCGCGGGGGGTATACTGGTCTTTGCCTTCGGACTCAAGAGATGGCGTGTTAATTATGGCCTCACTTCAACTAGAGAGCCGTCTACGAAGCTTGCTGTTCCATATCGCGCTAAGGACAGCCCTACTGCACGTTCTGAATATAGCCACCCGGATGCAGTCATTGTACTAACCTGCCTGAGTTGGTACTATGGAGGTCTAAGCAACGAGGACCTCTTCAGTGCTTTCAGTCACCTCCTTAACACTGACCAGGTTGACATGGAATATCAGCTGTGGGTAAAGGATGCTTATCAATTGCCAACAAAATTTCAACAGCTG GCAGGGCACGAGCATATTAGATTTTGTATTGCGATTAACGTGCATCACCGATAG